Proteins encoded by one window of Pseudomonas sp. PSKL.D1:
- a CDS encoding DUF4174 domain-containing protein, with protein MLVRSLTLATLLALTGPLYAADSDAPLAKELGKARPLVVIAPSSADPTLRGLNDALKDPATQAAFKERGLVLYSVANMMGKREDKNLEQQTTMALIRELKLGASKGTKVILIGKDGERHMLKDDDTGEKIDPQAIFKAVDDLPATEKNVAAPEPVAAVPEPKVKDTKPAKPAKPSAPPKPLED; from the coding sequence ATGCTCGTCCGGTCACTGACCCTCGCCACCTTGCTCGCCCTGACGGGCCCGCTGTATGCCGCCGACAGTGATGCACCGCTGGCCAAGGAGCTGGGCAAGGCCAGGCCTTTGGTGGTCATCGCACCGAGCAGTGCCGACCCCACCTTGCGCGGCCTGAACGACGCCCTGAAAGACCCGGCTACCCAGGCCGCCTTCAAGGAGCGTGGCCTGGTGCTGTACAGCGTGGCCAACATGATGGGCAAGCGCGAAGACAAGAACCTTGAGCAGCAGACCACCATGGCCCTGATCCGTGAACTCAAGCTCGGTGCCAGCAAGGGCACCAAGGTGATCCTGATCGGCAAGGATGGCGAGCGGCATATGCTCAAGGACGATGACACCGGCGAGAAGATCGACCCGCAGGCCATCTTCAAGGCCGTTGACGACTTGCCAGCAACCGAAAAAAACGTGGCTGCGCCAGAGCCGGTGGCGGCAGTGCCCGAGCCCAAGGTCAAGGACACCAAGCCCGCCAAGCCGGCAAAACCTTCCGCGCCACCCAAGCCCCTCGAAGATTGA